Part of the Zingiber officinale cultivar Zhangliang chromosome 6A, Zo_v1.1, whole genome shotgun sequence genome, tttttaatgttagatCAATAGAAGAATctgtttgctttttttttttttaatggaatCAGTTACCTAAGGTTCTGTTTTCTTTCAGATGGTCAGAGATGGTTACCAATGGAGGAAATATGGTCAGAAGGTCACAAAAGATAATCCATCGCCGAGAGCTTATTTTAGATGCTCTTATGCTCCTTCTTGTCCTGTTAAGAAGAAGGTAATAGTGATTATGGTAGCATAGGTGAAAATGGCAATTTGATTCCTCTTctgaaaacttataaaagaaaaaaaaaatacatacaaGAAAAGGAAAACAATTTCACTGACAATATTCAACATATGATTCACCAACAAACAGAAGATGACCAAATTAATAGCAATGAGACATACTGAAGCTTTAATTATCCACTATGATCTGAAACTAAACTTACCCTGCTAATACATAATTTGTAAGCTACCAACATTGAACCATTAAAGTGACAGAGACTTACTCTTCTAAGTCATCTCCCATCAGGTACAGAGGAGTGCAGAGGATAGGACAGTGTTAGTAGCTACTTATGAAGGCGAACACAACCATTCCCGACCTTCACCAGTTGGCTTTACTGACACCATGCATGAGAATACATCACATCCCTATGTCATGTATCTCAACTCTTCAAACTCAACAGTTACTCTTGATCTCACACACCAAGGACTAAATTCAAACAATTGTGATAAGGGAATTGAATTGATTGAACTCCAAAGAGTTTTAGCTGAGAAGATAGCCTCATCATTAACCAAGGATGAAAATTTCAATGCAGCACTTATAAGTGCAATCTCCGGGAGAATGTTTCAGGATACACAAGTTCAAAATTAAGTTCATTGGCCGTACAACTCTATCATCCAGCGACATGCTTTCAgctgaaatttaaattttgaacatGGAAAAAGTAGTGTGTTATTTGAGTTGATAATTCTCAAAGGACGAACATTCTTGCTTCTAAAGACCAGTTTAAAAACAAATTGTTGACGATGGAATAAAGTCGAAGAATTCTGAATCACGTTAGCCATCCCATTGAATTTTGCTGAGTTATCAGCATTAACCAGACAAGCAGCGACTTCTGCGCTTTTTTATATCATAATCATTTCCAATCAAATTCAGAGGCCATTGGCAAGGTTCTGAGAGAAAATTGGATGTGTACAATAGAATCGGCTAGAGTTCAAATAATGCTGTAGTAGTTCCTCCATTTTACTTTTATGTTTGTGGATGATTGTGCGACTATTCTTCATTGTTCATATATTTTTCTGTTGTTTCTCCTACACTGTTATACTATTTGCAGTTTGTAGCTTCCCTTAGACCATATGGCTTGAAAATAACATTATGAAAACCGATCCATAGAACAGGTAATGACCAAAAATGGAGCTTGCCAGCATTGTCATAAGTTTTAGTGTTTGAAAATGGTAAATTGAATGCAGCCTTTCAGTCAATCCCTAAAACCCAAATTCAGCGAATTTAAATTTAACCTAAACCAAGAATAGAAcaggaaattaaaatttatttgagaaaaacaaataaattatGAAACGAAACCTCATGCAGATGCTTCATCTTCACTATGTTCTGTTTGTTTGTAGCTTCTCTTAAACCTTATTATTCGAGAATAGCATTTAAAAAAAAGGAGTGAAATAACGCTTTCTTTGGTTAAAACATAAAAAACACTTGTTTTTCAGAAAGAAAAACACActagaaaataaagaaagtacGAAATAAAATCAGATGCAGATGAGAGGGACAAAGATAACAAAACCTTACCGAAGGAACAGAAGAAAGAATACTCTGCATATCTGTCTTGGCCGAGATCCATCGGAACAGGAACTGTCGGAGAAGAGCCGTTCGTCAGCGTCAAACAAGCAGTTCTATGACGAGGAAGCGGGGATCGGTAGGTCGTCTACTCACCATTCCTTCAGATTTTGGGAGGATCCGGACTCCGGAGGCACATTTGGATAGTGAACTGCATCGAGACGATTCTGTTGGGATTGGTTCTTGGTTCGGTTCATCTATTCTTCTGGGAAATGTAATCATTTTACACCAGCATCattaattagttttcaaaatcatagataATAAATTTCAACTACATGGAATCATTTTTTCTTGATTGAAAATAAAATGATACAAAAATGTTAGCGTTTACGACGTATTTTAATAAtttcaaaactctataaatatttTGCAAAGGAGATAAATCATAAATCTGATGAGTAAAATGAAATTTCTCCTGATTTCTTTatctttaaaaaaacaaaaaaaaaaggagcaTTTTGAAATCAATTTCTTTTTTACTCGAGGAATAAAATCTAATAATCACACTTGAAtttaaatagaaaaatataatGACAATTTAATTTCTTTCTAAGAGCTAATtattaatatatgctttatttttattatttgtcaATTTATAAATAAAGATGATAATGAATCTGATTTGAATCGGATTTTATATCCTTCttatttatctttatttaattatattcatcTTTATACCATTGAATATTTAACTCTTATCCTCATCTTATATATGTCGGAGGATCGAATATTCATAAATACTCTACtaatcaattattattatttgtaattctttttttattaaaaaaaattattttgatgaacttataaatatttattaaattcttAAAAATAGGTGTTGGTGAGGATTTTTTTGGTGGAAAGAAAAATGAAATACATGTGATGTGGGTGATCAAATAAAGTGACttattttctaataaaaaatgaggcatatatatatatagttttgatatcTTGCACAATTTATCCTGTAAATCAGtgcacatctaattttttttttttttacttaactcttAAACTATAAACTCTAATGTCAAAAGTTTATTGATATAACCGAAAGCTTAAGAGCATTCATAGTGTTTAGAGCACTAGAAGAACTTTTTCGTTATTACATTTGTATCATATCAAAAGTAAAAATCTTTATACATacctccactataaaaaaaaatctctcaacCTCTTCTTCATATATTTGacatttttcattatatatatttcttatcttttcttCCTATTTTACaatttatataattaatttttttataaaatattttaaaaaatattttaatattatatatatatttcttagaGCATCTGCAACGCTATTAACACATGACACGTTAATAgtaatataatattatatatatatatatatatatatatatatatatatatatatatatatatatatatatatatatatataatttttttaatatataagtATTTTAACAACGTTCAATTCCTTTAACGTATAAAAGGAGCAGTACATAAATAGTATTGCCACGTGGATATTAACGCTGAATATTAACAGCGTTGTAGATGGCCTTATCCCATTTTTgtttgtcctttttttttttaagcaaatattaaaaaatatttttatataaaaaaaaataaaaaaaatttgaagctCGAAGCCGTTGCTTCAATTAAATCCAAAAAGCTCCCACCTACTTTGAGAGGGAGCTTTTTCAAGTTTGCCGGCTAAGGAGCTCCCATTATTAGTgtcgtaaaaagaaattaaaaaaacaagTCAATGCTTTCTACCCTCATACCTGATTATTTAATCAAATCTAAAATTATTTAACTGAATGGTCTATTTGTATCCAAATTGAGCCATATATTCTAAATGGTACTTCGAGTGTATAAAATGTATCCAtgcaacttaaaataattttgatataaaatattattcaTTAAAGTATTTAATCACAAAAGAGTTTCAATAGGGAGAAACAAGTAATTGGAAATCTGAATTAGTTCTAAGAATTTTTGAATAGGTAGATTCAACTCGAAATTATCCACTTGCTCAGAAGATTATTTTCTAAAAACAaaataacaaaattaaattaaaagaagaatagccatcaattaaattttacaatttaaataacttaaaaatgGTTAGGCTTGGCTTTCTAAGCCATCAATAAAACAATAGATACAGTATTTTGAAAAGAACCTGAAGTGGAATATGATCGGAAATCCTTAGAAGCTTATACTTCCAATTCGACCTTGATACTTTTGTGCAAGTTTGATCATTTTCAATcgttgaaaaaattaaataaaataaatacatttCGAGTTATCCAATAATACATTCGAAAGCAGTTGCTTAACCGACCGTCTGGCCATTTTCAGTATCTCATAGTTTTGAAGCAAATAGCTCACAACTAATAATGTCTTCCATAGATGCTGATCGTCCTGAGCTCAAAACTGGAATAAGACTGAAAGTCTGATGATGGTCCATCTTGAGGCTTTTGTTTGCCTCTGCAAATTCAGCAAAAACCTCTGAAAATACGAGATTCAAAGTTTCTGCTGTCAGCGAATTACTTGTAGTGTAGTAGAACTTCAAATACTGCAAAGCAGAAATTTGATTTAGAATCCCAAACTAGTATAATCTTCAACAAAACCAGGGCATAAACAAGAGGataatttctaaagaaatttACCATCAAGTTGTCCCAGAAGAAACAGTGGTCGACAAGGATCTTATTGATCgaaaaaatacaaaatttaatgATTATTCTCATCTGACTGAGAGGGCTAAGTTCTGATTTATCTGTGAAGCAGATCTTGGCTGCCAACTCTTTTGTGACAGAAACCAAGGCTGTACAGATCTTTCCGCTAACTGAGTAAATCTGATAACAAGAACTGCAACATTCGACAAAATGAAAATCACATGTTGCAGTTTTTCCAGTTGGTTGTAGTGAACTGTTTTCAGCTTCATCATCTATATTTGTGAGAACGTGTAGAATGGGCTTTACCTCCACAACAGCTCTGTAAAACAAGAGTTAAGATGGACAAACAAGAAGATGGAGGAATGAAATAAGACCAAGTACTAATACCCTTTGGGAAGAGCCGGAGCAAGAATGTACAAGAAAACTGGATTGTGCATCCTTTTAGAATGTTGCGAGTTATGATTCTCCAAGAAAGATTCCATTTTGTGCTGAATTAGAGTTCTCTCACGGAAAGTGAGAGAGGCAGCACAATAGACCACCAAAAAGATAGATGACGAAGTGAGGGAGGCATTGAAGGAATTGGCCACAGCCTCACTGTTCATTAGTGCTTGCTCAGTTTCGATAGCTGGCCCGCCTGAACAAAGTCCCATCGTGGGTGGATCCAGTCCCAGTTGCCCTGCCATATAGAGAACTTCTCTATGCAGAGTTGCCTAAATTGAGGAGTTTAATTAAAAACTCGTGTTAAGAAATAGCAAAGTCATATATTGAGTGTAACAATAACTACTAGGTTATATatcaaggaaagaaaaagaatttttatccaaaaacaaggaaataaaagaaaaagtgaCTATGTTAATATTTCATTTACAACATAATATCCTAAACAGttttcaagttaaataattttcacCACACTTTTTGTTTCCTCACCCATAGTCACCAAAAGATCACCATGGTTTTTTATGTGTATATATGCAAAAAGTTCTACTGGGAAAAGGTATCTTTAGGTGGCACTAAACCCCTTCTCAAGTAATGATCAACATCTGAAAATTCATTAGGCTCTGATAATTCTATGCAGATCTAGTCATCAATCAGGCCAAGTGTGACCCCAAAACTGACAAACTTGCAGACTCATTCCAGGAATGAGTTTCTCTAGCTGGGAATGGCACCGGATTAAGCCTGTCCCAGAATAAAATCATCACATTCACACACAAGTACACTTTTACCTAATTTCACAAATAGTATCTTactaagttttagaaattttGGAAATTATTTAATGATCTTTTATTTTACTACCGATATGTCCATTTttgttctatttttttatatctttttattattaagTTCTAGTCCGGCAAGCCAGAAAGGCAATGGAAGGTCATGCCCAAGACCATGCTGGACTGGAGGTGGTGCTGAGTCATGTCATTCCAAGCACAGCCCATCATAGCCATGATGGCTTGATCCAGATTGACAGAATCGTCTCATGCACAGTCCATTGACATCTCTAGCACATCTACAATCTTAAAGATTATCATTAAtccaaaaaaacaaaaacaacctTCTAGAAAATCCTGCATTTCTAATGCAACATTAACTAATAATGAAATTAATGCTACAGTTTACATATTTCCTACAATTACAATAGTAGACGATTCTTTGATGTTAACATTCATAAAATATAGTCCTTACCTGGCTGTATGGACCGATACAGCTAGGTGCCCAGCACGAGATACTCTGTACATGTAGAACTTTTTTGTCATGATCACTGGCCAGTAAAACTTCGACAAACGCTTTCCCTAAGCCAACTTGCAGCAAAGGCAATTCGATTGTACTCCGAGATGGCACTCCCAAGAAGCACTTCTTCTCTGTAATAAACTTTACGTACACATCATTAGCCAATGCAAAGTTCTTCATATCTGAAATATAGAGGTGAATGTATAAGACATTCAGCCAATCAAAACCATCATCCTTGAGTCTCGACTCGATTTTGAAGAGAACAGCAGTAAGATCTTCCTGTAGGCCTACAAATGCAAAATCTTAATCACTGGAATCCAGTCATCCAAACCAGCAAGGTGAAGTGCTGATACCTTCTGAAGTGTTGGAATGATTCTGAACCCAGCAACTGATGGAAAACATGTCCTTGTTGCTTCTAGAAATGCTTAATCTTAGATTCTTATTTGCAGGAATATCATATTGCAAAGAGGTGGATAGAGATTCAACTGTATCATCTGATTTAGATTCTCCTTGTACTTCACATACATAACCCGCTTTGGTCAAACTAGCAATACTAGTATTGGAACTTGAAAGCTCATCTTTATGTTGGAGATGGAAAGTCAAAGGATGAAGAATGCCAACTGGTGCAATGTGATCTGGTGAATGCAGAATCACCTCAAACTTGTCAAGAAAAATCCTCGCATTCTGGAAGTTGCAAATATTGATCTTCTATTAGAAAATGCATGCgtaaatcaagaaaaaaaaagattgaaaaagACAAATCAGTTTTCAAAACAGCAATGTCAGGGAATAGAACCTTAGTCATCCTATTTGCATGAACATTAAAAAAATGCTTAATCAGAATAATCTGCATTAAATAAGATGGAATTGAGAACTCACTGAGAATAGAGGGCAATCAAGTGTTAATGTTTCGTATTCTCCTCCTTCACCACATACATTTATACCATATAACCTATCAAATGGAGAAATTCTGTATTAGAGTGCCAGTATAAGTAACCAAACTTTCATAGATATACATGTAAGGGCACATTAATCAAAATATTGCATAAGATTGATAACTTATCTGGCCATGagtgaaaatgataataaaattttgaaacaaGCTTTATGCTGCAATTTTTGGGATCTGCTATAAAATTTTGACATGATTCCGCACTCATTGGCAGGGCCAGCTAATTTTTTTTCCAAGTCAGATATTAGCAGAATAACCAACAATTTTATGTATAATTCAAAAGACAAGTTATTATGTTGTTGTCCATGCTAATGTATCAGAGTTTCCTTGGAAATTTACAATTTTAAATAATTCTAAAGCCATACGATGGTCCAAACCTTCCTCCGCCCTTAATCACTGCAGTAACTGCATCAAGTAATAAACAATGTTATCTATTCTACCGAGCATCACAAATTTTCAAACTAacttatcatacaccaatttacaACACATAAGCAACTTAAGTTAAACAAACATTTCCTGGTTCTCTTTGCCACTGAAGCTGTAAAAGGAATTTGCAATTAGAAATGAATAATGTGTGTTAATCTGTAGTTTATTTGCTAACATTTTCAATTTTTGTTAACGATCATCTTCATACTTAAATGAAAAGTTAATGAAATAATGTAGATGCCTACATACTCTTTCACCTGGAGTAGATGGGGTGCTAGTTTTGCAAGTTCTTTTCCCAAATGCTTTGCAGGGTCAAGCCCCATAGCTGCAACCTGCATAAATTGGATGGATGCTAAGGGTATAAAATAAAGAACAAATTATTTACAGTAACTTTGTGGTTTGTGCACAAGTAACTAATTTGTTCTTGAACAAAATAAACAGACAGACAATCCTTGTAGAAAATTTGACATCAATATTGGGTGGGTACATTTACAATCCTTCCATGATTATCTCTATTGTGCAAGGATCAGATTCTCTTGAGTGCTACAAGGACTAGTGGCCAGTGCAGTAATATAATATTATTCAGCAGGGTCAAGCCCCATAGCTGCAACCTGCATAAATTGGATGGATGCTAAGGGTATAAAATAAAGAACAAATTATTTACAGTAACTTTGTGGTTTGTGCACAAGTAACTAATTTGTTCTTGAACAAAATAAACAGACAGACAATCCTTGTAGAAAATTTGACATCAATATTGGGTGGGTACATTTACAATCCTTCCATGATTATCTCTATTGTGCAAGGATCAGATTCTCTTGAGTGCTACAAGGACTAGTGGCCAGTGCAGTAATATAATATTATTCAGAGTAGCATATCTACCATTTGAGAAACCTTTAAAAACATTACTTGTGATGTGCCAATTCACTTTTAGCATGTTTTAGAATCCTCAGTGTGCTGTCACTGAATCAAAACCAATGTCCAAATATTGTCTTTGTTATATTAATTAGTAGTGGACACCAAGAAGATACAAGTGTAAATATCATCCATCCATGTgagatggagataaattgatcaTACAAGGTAAGATATGGGCAAAATCTTATCATTATCAGCTAAGAAACTGAACCAATCACAGCATAGTGATTAGAAATCAACAGGAGTATGGAATAGAATAAGCATCAGTACCTTGACAGTGATGGCTATAATGTCCCTTCTAATCTGAAAATCAACAGTAAAGCCAAGAAAAAAAGTAAGGGAAACATAAATTTTACTTAGAGAAGCTGATTCATTTAAATATTCTCACacgtaaataaataaataaagtaatTTGAGGATTACCATTTCCTCAAGGAGTAAAGTTTGATCTTGTTTCCATAAATAAGCCAAAGAGACAAGACCTAACCGGCAACAGACACTCTCCACCCGCAGTCTCTGGTAATCAGATGCAATTGCACCCGAAGAAACTGCTGTGATAGAGGGAATCTTCTTTTTAATTTCACTTAGTAGAATAAACAAATCTTCAACTTCATCTCCAGAAGTAGTTTTGTAATTAAGATGCTGATGCCTGCAGACGAAACAATATCAGAAAGCAATGGCAGCAAATTGAATTCAGAATTCTTTAGTAACGAAATGCTACAGAAGATTGAGACGATAGATATATAGGAATCCTTGACAACTTATTGTATAAGCATTTGTCAACAAAGTTCATTGTCAAACTTAGTTTGTTCCAACTATTTGAGATGGGTTGTATAAATCTTATTCTCCCATAAAGCCCTATGAAAAGCACTAAAGCAGTATAATTTATATCattcaataaattaaaatatttcttattcAATT contains:
- the LOC121998207 gene encoding probable WRKY transcription factor 40; translated protein: MIIALQNQLMDLTSFPPAESSFSMTGKRKIQNTEMNRNNDSLFDRIHETRNQTENDITRPSCKRLREDIEPNNAHTTYTRVDASDSSPMVRDGYQWRKYGQKVTKDNPSPRAYFRCSYAPSCPVKKKVQRSAEDRTVLVATYEGEHNHSRPSPVGFTDTMHENTSHPYVMYLNSSNSTVTLDLTHQGLNSNNCDKGIELIELQRVLAEKIASSLTKDENFNAALISAISGRMFQDTQVQN
- the LOC121998209 gene encoding diphthine--ammonia ligase-like, whose protein sequence is MKVVALVSGGKDSCFAMMRCVDYGHEVVALANLLPLDDSVDELDSYMYQTVGHQILVSYAECMGLPLFRRRIHGSMRHQHLNYKTTSGDEVEDLFILLSEIKKKIPSITAVSSGAIASDYQRLRVESVCCRLGLVSLAYLWKQDQTLLLEEMIRRDIIAITVKVAAMGLDPAKHLGKELAKLAPHLLQVKELYGINVCGEGGEYETLTLDCPLFSNARIFLDKFEVILHSPDHIAPVGILHPLTFHLQHKDELSSSNTSIASLTKAGYVCEVQGESKSDDTVESLSTSLQYDIPANKNLRLSISRSNKDMFSISCWVQNHSNTSEGLQEDLTAVLFKIESRLKDDGFDWLNVLYIHLYISDMKNFALANDVYVKFITEKKCFLGVPSRSTIELPLLQVGLGKAFVEVLLASDHDKKVLHVQSISCWAPSCIGPYSQATLHREVLYMAGQLGLDPPTMGLCSGGPAIETEQALMNSEAVANSFNASLTSSSIFLVVYCAASLTFRERTLIQHKMESFLENHNSQHSKRMHNPVFLYILAPALPKGAVVEVKPILHVLTNIDDEAENSSLQPTGKTATCDFHFVECCSSCYQIYSVSGKICTALVSVTKELAAKICFTDKSELSPLSQMRIIIKFCIFSINKILVDHCFFWDNLMYLKFYYTTSNSLTAETLNLVFSEVFAEFAEANKSLKMDHHQTFSLIPVLSSGRSASMEDIISCELFASKL